From the genome of Oreochromis aureus strain Israel breed Guangdong unplaced genomic scaffold, ZZ_aureus HiC_scaffold_25, whole genome shotgun sequence:
GTTAGGCTGCAACAGATATGGGCTGCTGTTcaattcccatgatgcactgagtatttcttcttcagtttcaCTCATTCTGTGTTTATAACACCCTCTGAAGTCagtcattagttattattatctctggctctcttctacAGCACCTTGTTGTTCTGTCTTCCTCCACTCACACCAACAGATCATGGCAGATGGCCAACGCTTGCTGAGCTTGTtactgctggaggtttcttcttgttaatagggagttttttcttcccactgtcgccaaagcacttgctcataggcACTCATGTGAAATCTGGggttttctcccttttctttgtattaatatagggtttttaccttacaatataaagtgccttgaggaaactgctgttgtgacttgacgctacataaataaattgaattgaaatttaatttaattgagaGACCAATTTGCAAACCTTGCTTTTTTTATTACAGCTCCTGACCTTAAAGTTTCAACTTTTTCAAAGTTCAACTTTCTCTTTACCCACAAACCATTAAACATCACAGAAGACAGTTTAAATTTCTCATAAATTTTGTATTCTGGTCATTATAACTTTTCttacagaaaatgtacaaaGAAAGAATTCTCACAGAATACAGAAAtggaaaattataaaaatacattttgtataAATTAGAAAAGTGACTGTGCTTTTTTGGGACACCTGTAGATCTACTGTTTACACTATTACATATAATTTGTGATAtatagtgtgtatatatatatatatgaagtcaAACCCAGGTTTAcaagcatttaaaaataatgaatgaGTTGTGAATAATAttcttaaaaatttaaaaacttgtcTGTCTTTTGGgccttttttttccagtgagaAATAGAAACAGTAAGTAGACATGAAGGCAGAGACACACTTACAAGCAAGTGACCTGGACATAAAATCAGGCCACTTAAACAGGCCAGTGTTTTctcctctgtattattgtagggtccttACAATAAAAGTACCTTAACattacaacataaagcaccttgagatgaCTATTGTTGTAGCTtggcaatataaataaaattgaatttttaaaattgaATGAGCTCAACTGTGTAAAGTACTATGCCTCTACACTACAGGGCCACCCACAGGATATATTTAATTTCATGCATTGTTAGGTCAAATTTGTTGTTGATGATTAAACTAACTGGGTGCTTAAAGTCTGTGTCATTCTGTTTATGCCAGAGTCGTTTCACATTGACAAAAATACCAAACAGACTATTTCCAATGTGTTGCATTTGATCATAAGTTCATCTGAAGCCAAACAACCCTTAACACAATCACATGGCTTGGAtttctaatttttttctttttttttcatttcaatgaaaGAGTTTGTGTTCTGCTGGCCATTCACATGGAAACCAGCACAGATGCTATTGCTGGTTTGACAGTAGCCATAGCAAGAGCACCAGGGGGAAAACAGTGCTGGGATTAATCTTGTGGCATTCTCCACTTGAAGCTGTAGTTGTAGATACAGCAATTGTAGTTGTGGAAGCTGTAGGTGCAGCAGTAGTGGAATTGGCAGTAGTTGGTGCAGCAGTCGTGGCATTGACGggaactataaaatatttttcaaaaatagattaatatatatttgtgtacagactaaaataatttctttattcTTGATAAATTCCAAAATAAATTTTGGCTACATTTTCAAATACTCACCAGACGTTACTGATATTGTGTCAGGAACTATGGTGATGCTGAAATTGCTGCTGGAACTGTTAATAGCCTGTTTCAAAGTCTGAACAACAGTAGTATTATTTGGGACTTGTGCATTGGGCGCTGTTTGATTGAATACAAGCTCCACCACTGCCTCAGTTCCATCCACTCGTGTTTGAACTCTAACAAGACTGTGCCATGAAAGAAAGTGAGTCAGGTGTTAGATAATGATTACAGATTATTGAATGCTTTAACTACATTACATGGcacttttaacatttaaaattaaattaaaataataatttagagGAAAGTAACTTAATCACTGTTAAAAACCTGAACCGAATCACAATGGCACGGATGAAGAAAGGAAATATTGGTTTGTAGATTCTATTACACTGCaaaaaattaacacaaaaagaaaatttaaacaaCTTCAAAATTACATTGTACAAAAATACctgtttaaattaaataaaatatatgattTTAGATTTGTTCTCTAGATAAAGTGTCAGTCAATAAAAGATATATTAAGTTGAAATATTACTCACCGTATCTTCAACTCGTCTTTTGCGATCTTGATATACACTGCTGGTGGGGTCTGTGAGATCAGGTACATATGGTTCAAGGAACTGTAGAAACAGAAAAACTTGGACAGGTGCAGTTGGAGCttttgtagttgtggtagtggttggagctgctgtggttgttgttggagtaGATGTAGTAGTTGTTGCAGCAGATGTTGTAATTGTTGGAGTTGCTGTGGTCGTTGATGTTGTTGATGTGTTTGTTGTTGGGGTAACTGTGGTAGTTGTTGGGATCACTGTGGTAGATTTAAAATGAGAACAAAATGGACATAAAACATTTAACTGAGTCCCTGCAAAACATTTGAGACTTTTTGATCAAAGGATCAAAGatcacaaaatgtcactcacaTGTGTCACTGACAGTGATGGAGGCCCTTTCGATGTCAAAGCCTGTCACGTTTGAGGCTTGACTGATCAAAACACTTTTAATCTCAGTGTCATTTGGAACAGATGAGTTTACAAACTGAAGTGCTATGGTGTTGATGACTGATCCCTGCCtgtaaatgcagacacaaaaagATAGTTTTGAATATTTAGTACTTTAGGTCAGTGCTCTTAACATTATATGTCAAAGTACTGAAATTACCTGAAGCTCACAACGGCCAAGGAGACAAAGGAAGAAGGGAACGTGTTTTTGTAAGCAGGTTCAATCTGCAGACACAAAGCAGATTTCCTTAAAATCATGTTTATCTGTTTGTGTACGTGATTGATATTGATATTATATGGTAAAATACATTAACAGAAGActatttaaaggaaaaaagctgaGGTTCTTGACCCCTACAGTGGGTAGCTCTGGTAGATCAcagagctaacacagagagagagacaaccattcacactcatatTCAATATTCAATGTCATGCCAAAGACTGTCAATAAAGTACTGTAATGTGTATAGAATTTTGAGGTGAAAATTAATATAATCCATTTGTCATGGTCCCCGTGTCTCGCTGGTCGACTCTCTGTTAggcaacatgtttgtttttgtttgcgctctctccctcctccctctccccctctcgctctctctctttcgccgCGGCAATGCTCATTGCGGCCTCCCGCCGCTGGCCCACACACCTGCTCTCATCACCACACCAGTCGCCGATCCCAGCTGATTGCAGCACTATTTAAGATGGCGGATCTACACTAGTcttcgctggatcgttgagctCTCAGCGTCAGTCAACCTGTGAACCTGCAAATCTGAATCTGTGAGTTTTGTGACTATTCTTCTAATTGGAcctttttgtgtatgtgtagaTTTTCCCTGAACCTGTTTAACGGACTACAAGAGGAGCGGCAGAGGAGAGGAGTTGGATTTTGTCCAGAAAGTGTGGAGCACTTCTTCCCGACCCCTGTTTCCCCACGGACCCTGGAGACCCGGACTCCCTTTTCCCTGCACGTTGTATATattgtgagtacaagaaaacaattattagaatataatgtgttaaatttgcttAGATGAGAGGGTCCAGCAGTAGATCAGAGGAATAGGGAAGGATTTCTCggtgtgtttcagtttggtttagCTATAGGCCTGAGAGTGTGTAATTGTGTAGAGGGAGAGGAATTTATGGACACTGGGGGTCAgcctgtcataaaaggagacaggaagctacagtgGGGGATGCTGATGCTTGTCCCTGAATGTAATAAAAGCTCATAATTGTCATAACttagaagtaggtttgcaggagactctccacatGCTTAGCTGTAAAAGTAAGACAACAAGAAgccaatggcccagtggatgcagagtgggggtctcagtgcTTGTaatatgttttgtatgttttgtaAAGGAATTTGGTGTAGTTTGGGTGAGGGGAGATGGGTTTTTATGACCAGCAtgaagtcacacacacagagacatacacacagtgctttaactgttatgacgcacacacacccacacacacaatcactcctgtgcacacacgcacacacaggtacgcgcacacacaggcactcacgtgctcgcgcatacatacacaaacacagagtttaCAACACACCATGTGGGTTTTACGATGGGGTCGCTTCTATAAAACTGgtggaaacaaacaaagaagtgaAGATCTGCAGAGGGATACCAGCCTTGAAAATCTCCCCTTCTAGAAGTTCCATGCGtaactgaagatgaataaaggttttgtgaaatgaCTACTGAGTCCGGTATAGTCTCTGTAGGCCTGAGCAATAAAAAAGAACCAGGGTGAAACTGCTTTACGTAACAATATTCACTTGGTGTTttgttcactgtaaataaacgcactgtcttTTGCCTAAGGAAAACCTGGCCTGCGCCTGAGGCCCTTTAAGAAACCATATCACCATTTTGTAATAAGGCCgtaaaatgacaaataaaaagGAACAAATCAAGCACTGTGAATAATTTCAAGATGCACAGTATGGGCAagttagaatcaccagttaatctAATTGCACTGATATGTCTTTGGTCTGTGGGAGGATGC
Proteins encoded in this window:
- the LOC116321708 gene encoding integumentary mucin C.1-like, whose translation is MTTTTAPLPPPPQLLRQQPLQHHQPPPQLSHQPPHQRPLTTTTTRFVVFRSILSNFTSDLLNSSSEAFKNRSSSIKKQIEPAYKNTFPSSFVSLAVVSFRQGSVINTIALQFVNSSVPNDTEIKSVLISQASNVTGFDIERASITVSDTLIPTTTTVTPTTNTSTTSTTTATPTITTSAATTTTSTPTTTTAAPTTTTTTKAPTAPVQVFLFLQFLEPYVPDLTDPTSSVYQDRKRRVEDTCNRIYKPIFPFFIRAIVIRFSLVRVQTRVDGTEAVVELVFNQTAPNAQVPNNTTVVQTLKQAINSSSSNFSITIVPDTISVTSVPVNATTAAPTTANSTTAAPTASTTTIAVSTTTASSGECHKINPSTVFPLVLLLWLLSNQQ